One window from the genome of [Mycobacterium] stephanolepidis encodes:
- a CDS encoding TetR/AcrR family transcriptional regulator, translated as MAVNTPSGRSRGRPARTPEQHEQMRARILAAAGAVYAKHGQRGTTVARIVKKARLSRPTFYVFFDGTDDVITALVNHTQSQLNGRLYAAMVEPADLITQIVAAVDVYLDTTEEMGDAARVFHIEAHDPASSAHRLRQENEEVMVDMLRGRIIESGRPAPSSEAFRMLFGTLQAGSYRYSSTPGSDRREARAAMLRAAVALVGTPEDWRRAAERPDLFGQ; from the coding sequence ATGGCTGTCAATACCCCGTCGGGTCGGTCCCGGGGGCGCCCCGCGCGCACGCCCGAGCAGCACGAGCAGATGCGCGCACGTATCCTCGCCGCTGCCGGTGCCGTGTACGCCAAGCACGGGCAGCGCGGCACGACCGTGGCGCGCATCGTCAAGAAGGCTCGCCTGTCCCGGCCGACGTTCTATGTGTTCTTCGATGGAACCGACGATGTCATCACCGCATTGGTCAATCACACCCAGTCGCAGCTCAACGGGAGGCTCTACGCGGCGATGGTGGAGCCGGCCGATCTGATCACTCAAATCGTTGCGGCGGTGGACGTTTACCTCGATACCACCGAGGAGATGGGCGATGCGGCGCGGGTGTTCCATATCGAGGCCCACGATCCGGCTTCCTCCGCGCATCGATTGCGCCAGGAGAACGAGGAGGTGATGGTCGACATGCTGCGCGGCCGGATCATCGAGTCCGGCCGTCCTGCACCATCGTCAGAGGCCTTCCGGATGTTGTTCGGAACCCTGCAGGCGGGCAGTTACCGCTACTCGTCGACGCCCGGCAGCGATCGCCGGGAGGCGCGCGCCGCCATGCTGCGGGCGGCGGTGGCGCTGGTGGGCACGCCGGAGGACTGGCGCCGGGCCGCCGAGCGTCCCGATCTGTTCGGGCAGTAG
- a CDS encoding AMP-binding protein, which yields MTRESTPRADIAAMLLDRVGDSRLGLRTRDRDWTWDEVIGESAARGELARKLRAEGPFHIGVLLENVPDFVFWLGGAALVGATIVGINPTRGPVEMAAEIRHTDCQLIVTDTRNLDRLRDLELGLTVDRFLVIDTPEYLAQIDENRTAASISGGVGAQSLLLLLFTSGTTGASKAVKCSQGRLAQIAHLATDKFGHHRGDVDYCCMPLFHGNALMALWAPALANGATVCLIPTFSASRFLPDVRYFGATFFTYVGKALGYLLATAEQPDDAENQLVRGFGTEASPEDQAEFRRRFGAELFEGYGSSEGGGAVVLDPDAPSGALGRPAHEGVAIVDPETLRDCVAAVFDEHGRVLNADDAVGEIVDKQGRRGFEGYYKNDDADADRIRNGWYWTGDLGYLDAAGFIYFAGRRGDWIRVDGENTSALTIERVLRRHPSVIAAGAYAVPDPRSGDQVMASIEVANPEAFDVDGFTEYLLTQEDLGGKGIPRFLRVSANLPVTGSNKVLKRELQAQRWHTDEPVFRWEGRGTPVYRRMSADDKTALDAQFTAYGRQRLL from the coding sequence ATGACTCGTGAGTCCACTCCTCGGGCCGATATCGCTGCCATGCTCCTGGATCGTGTCGGCGACAGCCGCCTAGGGCTACGTACCCGCGATCGCGACTGGACATGGGACGAGGTGATCGGTGAGTCCGCCGCACGGGGCGAGCTCGCGCGGAAGTTGCGGGCCGAGGGTCCCTTCCATATCGGGGTCCTGTTGGAGAACGTTCCCGACTTCGTCTTCTGGCTGGGCGGTGCCGCACTGGTCGGGGCCACCATCGTGGGTATCAATCCCACCCGAGGGCCTGTCGAGATGGCCGCCGAGATTCGTCATACAGACTGTCAGCTGATTGTCACCGACACCCGCAATCTCGACCGGTTGCGGGATCTCGAGCTGGGTCTGACGGTGGACCGGTTTCTGGTGATCGACACGCCAGAATATCTGGCGCAGATCGACGAGAATCGCACTGCCGCATCGATTTCCGGTGGAGTGGGTGCGCAATCGCTGCTCCTGCTACTGTTCACCTCCGGCACCACGGGTGCTTCTAAGGCGGTGAAATGCAGTCAGGGCCGCCTGGCGCAGATCGCACACCTGGCCACCGACAAATTCGGACATCACCGCGGCGATGTCGACTACTGCTGCATGCCGCTGTTCCACGGGAATGCGTTGATGGCGCTGTGGGCTCCGGCGCTGGCCAATGGCGCCACGGTCTGTTTGATTCCCACCTTCTCGGCGTCACGCTTTCTGCCCGACGTCCGGTACTTCGGCGCGACGTTCTTCACCTACGTCGGTAAGGCACTCGGATATCTGTTGGCCACCGCGGAGCAACCCGACGATGCCGAGAACCAGCTGGTGCGCGGATTCGGCACCGAGGCTTCGCCGGAGGATCAGGCCGAGTTCCGACGACGATTCGGTGCGGAGCTGTTCGAAGGTTATGGCTCCAGCGAGGGTGGGGGAGCCGTCGTGCTCGATCCCGACGCGCCGTCCGGCGCGCTGGGACGCCCGGCACACGAGGGTGTCGCGATCGTCGACCCGGAAACGCTACGAGATTGTGTCGCGGCAGTTTTCGATGAGCACGGACGTGTGCTCAACGCCGATGACGCGGTCGGCGAGATTGTCGATAAACAGGGTCGGCGCGGGTTCGAGGGCTACTACAAGAACGACGACGCCGATGCCGACCGCATCCGCAACGGGTGGTACTGGACCGGTGACCTCGGCTATCTCGATGCCGCCGGGTTCATCTACTTCGCGGGGCGTCGCGGTGACTGGATCCGGGTCGACGGTGAGAACACGTCGGCGCTGACCATCGAGCGGGTGCTGCGGCGCCACCCGTCCGTGATCGCGGCAGGTGCCTACGCGGTACCCGATCCGCGCTCCGGTGATCAGGTGATGGCTTCCATCGAGGTGGCCAATCCGGAGGCGTTCGATGTGGACGGGTTCACCGAGTACCTCTTGACGCAGGAGGACCTGGGTGGCAAGGGAATTCCACGTTTCCTGCGGGTGTCGGCAAACCTGCCGGTGACGGGTTCCAACAAGGTGCTCAAGCGCGAGCTGCAAGCGCAGCGCTGGCATACCGATGAACCCGTGTTCCGTTGGGAGGGAAGGGGCACGCCGGTGTATCGGCGGATGAGTGCGGATGACAAAACCGCACTCGATGCTCAATTCACGGCATATGGGCGACAACGGCTGCTGTAG
- a CDS encoding dienelactone hydrolase family protein, translating to MADISFPTKSGEVTGILEKPAGDGPWPSIVVLHDINGSTPDLRRITKNVAANGYVALAPDLYSRGRIRCISRVMTNLITRRGRAIDEILAARDHLLSLPYTTGGVGVAGFCMGGGFVLITSTKGFDAAAPFYGAMPGPYCDHFEGACPVVASLATRDPFVVRGEPRLRKALEAHGIEHDIKKYDAGHSFANQLPMQPLMRIAGFGYSPEAEADAWERVYSFFAQHLHDDDRLQEAQ from the coding sequence ATGGCGGACATCAGTTTCCCCACAAAAAGTGGTGAAGTCACAGGCATTTTGGAGAAGCCCGCGGGCGACGGGCCGTGGCCGTCGATCGTGGTGTTGCATGACATCAACGGCTCCACTCCCGACTTGCGTCGCATCACCAAGAACGTGGCGGCCAACGGCTACGTGGCCCTGGCGCCCGATCTGTACTCGCGTGGACGTATCCGGTGCATCAGCCGAGTGATGACCAACCTCATTACCCGCCGAGGCCGTGCGATCGACGAGATCCTGGCTGCGCGCGATCACCTGTTGTCGCTTCCGTACACCACCGGCGGGGTCGGTGTCGCCGGTTTCTGCATGGGCGGCGGATTCGTACTTATCACCTCAACCAAGGGTTTTGACGCGGCCGCACCCTTCTACGGTGCGATGCCCGGCCCCTACTGCGACCATTTCGAGGGAGCGTGCCCCGTCGTCGCGAGCCTGGCCACTCGGGACCCATTCGTGGTTCGGGGGGAGCCTCGGTTGCGCAAGGCGCTGGAGGCCCACGGCATCGAACACGACATCAAGAAGTACGACGCGGGGCACAGTTTCGCCAACCAGCTGCCGATGCAACCACTGATGCGAATCGCCGGATTCGGGTACTCCCCCGAAGCGGAGGCCGACGCCTGGGAACGGGTCTACTCCTTTTTCGCTCAGCACCTTCACGACGACGACAGGCTGCAGGAGGCCCAATGA
- a CDS encoding phosphotransferase family protein — protein sequence MTDLADGLTRYLHDEFGKKFQVSGVVGVSAGARRRNVLLDATFGGETLELVATIVPAVVQQVPVGSEAGVRELARSHGVPVPRVRGVCSEASYVGSPFMISERIAGETVPRKVLRLVQSTGIEDLVAEQLGAAMGRLHGIDPAMAPPDLPGDPEAEPAVVMLEQMREGVAALLPDRPVFLRTLSWLAERMPGPPARRCLVHNDIRNGNVIVGEDGLRAVLDWEGTTRFGDPMRDVGWTALRMWRFGVDEHEFGGFAGREVFVRAYEDAGGTFDADRFRWWKVLGTLWWGVGLAAQAKSYLDGSVRDIVMAASGRRIPEIEWDLLMLTKPEGR from the coding sequence ATGACCGACCTGGCCGACGGGCTGACCCGTTACCTGCACGACGAATTCGGCAAAAAATTCCAGGTGTCTGGCGTGGTTGGCGTTTCCGCGGGCGCGCGACGGCGAAATGTGCTGTTGGATGCCACTTTTGGGGGTGAGACTCTCGAGCTGGTGGCGACGATTGTGCCTGCAGTCGTGCAGCAGGTCCCGGTGGGCAGTGAGGCCGGGGTGCGTGAGCTGGCGCGCAGCCATGGTGTTCCGGTGCCGCGGGTTCGAGGTGTGTGTTCCGAGGCCTCGTATGTCGGTTCGCCTTTCATGATCTCCGAACGCATCGCGGGCGAGACGGTTCCCCGTAAGGTGCTGCGGCTGGTGCAGTCCACCGGGATCGAGGATCTGGTGGCCGAACAGCTTGGTGCGGCGATGGGTCGGCTCCATGGGATAGACCCGGCGATGGCGCCGCCGGATCTGCCCGGTGACCCGGAGGCCGAACCGGCGGTCGTCATGCTGGAACAGATGCGCGAGGGGGTGGCGGCGTTGCTCCCGGATCGGCCGGTGTTCCTGCGCACGCTGTCCTGGTTGGCGGAGCGCATGCCGGGTCCACCCGCTCGGCGATGCCTGGTGCACAACGATATTCGTAATGGCAACGTCATCGTCGGCGAGGACGGCTTGCGCGCGGTCCTCGACTGGGAGGGCACCACTCGTTTCGGAGATCCCATGCGCGATGTCGGCTGGACCGCGCTGCGGATGTGGAGGTTCGGTGTCGACGAGCACGAGTTCGGTGGCTTCGCGGGCCGTGAGGTGTTTGTGCGTGCATACGAGGACGCAGGCGGAACATTTGATGCCGACAGGTTCCGGTGGTGGAAGGTGCTGGGCACCCTGTGGTGGGGTGTTGGCCTCGCCGCGCAAGCGAAGTCGTATCTGGACGGAAGTGTGCGGGACATCGTGATGGCAGCTAGCGGTCGCCGGATACCCGAGATCGAGTGGGACCTGTTGATGTTGACGAAGCCGGAAGGTCGCTGA
- a CDS encoding GntP family permease: MNANLILLAEPAKIPHTTSDVRLLVAVVLSIGVIIALITRLKMHPFLALLLGSGTLAAVASVPFDKILGSFVTGFGSTIAGVGLLIGLGAMLGRLLADSGGANIVADAVLARSGPRMLPWAVALIAAVLGLPLFFEVGVVLLIPIVLLVARRGNVPLLRVGIPALAGLSVLHGLVPPHPGPLVAVDALKADLGVTLAFGLLAAVPTLIVAGPLYARVAERWVGPLDIPTATVPEADRKGPAPSVAAVLATILLPVGLMLAKALSDVVIDDPKSLVQRIFDTAGTPLVALLVATLVAMVTLGTASGLDRAGVSGIIEKSLGPIAGIVFIVGAGGGFKQTLIDVGVGDAVSTWSEKWHIPALVLGWLIAVLIRLATGSATVATITAAGIVSPLAADMSTAHVALLVLAIGAGSLFFSHVNDAGFWLVKEYFGMTVGQTLKSWSVMETVISVVGFAMVLLLSAVV, translated from the coding sequence ATGAACGCCAACCTGATTCTGCTGGCCGAGCCGGCGAAGATCCCGCACACCACCAGCGACGTTCGGCTACTTGTTGCCGTGGTGCTGAGCATCGGCGTGATCATCGCGCTCATCACCCGGCTCAAGATGCATCCCTTCCTGGCGCTGCTGCTCGGATCGGGAACCCTGGCCGCCGTCGCGAGTGTGCCGTTCGACAAAATCTTGGGATCCTTTGTGACGGGCTTCGGCTCGACCATCGCCGGTGTCGGACTGCTCATCGGTTTGGGGGCGATGCTGGGCCGCCTGTTGGCCGACTCCGGCGGCGCCAACATCGTCGCCGATGCCGTGCTCGCACGGTCGGGTCCACGCATGCTGCCCTGGGCGGTGGCCTTGATCGCGGCCGTGCTCGGGCTGCCTTTGTTCTTCGAAGTGGGTGTGGTGCTGCTGATTCCGATCGTGCTTTTGGTGGCGCGCCGGGGAAATGTGCCACTGCTGCGGGTGGGAATTCCCGCGCTGGCGGGGCTCTCCGTATTGCACGGCCTGGTTCCGCCACACCCGGGTCCCTTGGTGGCGGTGGACGCGCTGAAGGCGGACTTGGGTGTCACCCTGGCGTTCGGTCTGCTGGCCGCGGTGCCCACCCTGATTGTCGCGGGGCCTCTCTATGCGCGGGTGGCAGAGCGCTGGGTGGGGCCACTGGACATCCCGACCGCGACCGTACCCGAAGCCGACCGAAAGGGACCGGCTCCCAGTGTTGCCGCGGTGTTGGCGACGATCTTGCTTCCGGTGGGTCTGATGTTGGCGAAGGCACTCTCCGACGTGGTGATCGATGATCCGAAATCGCTGGTGCAAAGGATTTTCGATACTGCAGGCACGCCGCTGGTGGCGCTGCTGGTGGCGACTCTGGTGGCAATGGTGACACTGGGCACGGCATCTGGCCTGGACCGCGCGGGTGTCTCGGGAATCATCGAGAAGTCGCTCGGGCCCATCGCGGGCATCGTCTTCATCGTCGGTGCCGGGGGCGGATTCAAGCAGACCCTCATCGACGTGGGGGTCGGTGACGCCGTGAGCACCTGGTCGGAGAAATGGCATATCCCCGCGCTGGTGCTGGGCTGGCTTATCGCGGTGCTTATCCGATTGGCCACCGGTTCGGCCACGGTGGCGACGATCACCGCCGCCGGTATCGTCTCTCCGCTCGCCGCAGACATGTCTACCGCGCACGTCGCGCTGTTGGTGCTCGCGATAGGTGCCGGGTCGCTCTTCTTCTCCCACGTCAACGACGCCGGATTCTGGTTGGTGAAGGAGTATTTCGGGATGACCGTCGGCCAGACCCTCAAGTCGTGGTCGGTGATGGAAACGGTGATTTCGGTCGTCGGGTTTGCGATGGTTCTGCTGCTGAGCGCCGTTGTATGA
- a CDS encoding nuclear transport factor 2 family protein has protein sequence MAVIDTGRTWEMVEKRLAATTNERHRVVLGAVLHHMRLERDADLDGLIDTLNANPNYHFWMDGQDFGPKGRDGVRTYYAGLVRGRMSVMEFEMDRLLVDDDCVVTEGFLKQIYPGAVAQSMGFPIEEPGADYLLVFRQLVLWPVDADGFIEGEDSYHSGPVSITKLAPEELPQEYRDLKGASSAL, from the coding sequence ATGGCGGTCATCGACACCGGACGGACCTGGGAAATGGTCGAAAAGCGGCTTGCCGCAACGACAAACGAGCGGCACCGGGTGGTGCTGGGCGCAGTGCTGCATCACATGAGGCTGGAGCGCGACGCCGATCTCGACGGACTGATCGACACTCTGAACGCGAATCCGAACTATCACTTCTGGATGGACGGTCAGGATTTCGGACCCAAGGGCCGCGACGGCGTGCGCACCTACTACGCGGGGCTGGTGCGGGGGCGAATGAGCGTCATGGAATTCGAGATGGATCGGCTTCTCGTCGACGACGATTGCGTTGTCACCGAGGGATTTCTCAAACAGATCTATCCCGGTGCGGTCGCGCAGAGCATGGGCTTCCCGATCGAGGAGCCCGGCGCCGACTACTTGTTGGTATTCCGCCAGTTGGTGCTGTGGCCGGTCGACGCAGACGGCTTCATCGAAGGTGAGGACTCGTACCACTCGGGACCGGTGAGCATCACCAAGCTCGCCCCCGAGGAATTACCGCAGGAGTACCGGGATCTGAAGGGCGCATCATCGGCGTTATGA
- a CDS encoding gluconokinase gives MGVAGVGKSTVAQALAQLLGAPCAEGDDFHPDANIAKMSAGIPLDDTDRWPWLQRIAEWMSERGREGTGGVVTCSALKRRYRDVLRAGYPDAFFVYLSGDRALIGDRMSHRSGHFMPTSLLDSQFEILEPLQPDERGAVLDVGIGPDELVAEALRQIGA, from the coding sequence ATGGGTGTGGCGGGGGTCGGCAAATCGACCGTGGCGCAGGCCCTGGCGCAGCTCCTCGGTGCGCCCTGTGCTGAGGGTGATGATTTCCACCCGGACGCGAACATCGCCAAGATGTCGGCCGGAATCCCGCTGGACGACACCGATAGATGGCCGTGGCTGCAGCGTATCGCCGAATGGATGTCCGAGCGCGGACGGGAGGGGACAGGTGGGGTGGTCACCTGTTCGGCACTCAAACGCCGCTACCGTGACGTTCTCCGTGCGGGATACCCGGACGCGTTCTTCGTGTATTTGTCCGGAGACAGGGCGCTCATCGGTGACCGGATGTCACATCGCTCAGGACATTTCATGCCAACGTCGTTGTTGGATTCGCAGTTCGAGATTCTCGAACCACTGCAACCCGATGAGCGGGGTGCGGTGTTGGATGTCGGTATCGGGCCGGATGAACTGGTAGCGGAGGCCTTGAGGCAGATCGGCGCATGA
- a CDS encoding acyl-CoA dehydrogenase family protein, whose product MNFELPPELVGYLTELDEFIDREIVPLEQSDDNIRFFDHRREDSRTDWDRGGLPNGEWEELLGEARRRADEAGHLRYPFPAEFGGRDGSNLGMAVIREHLARRGLGLHCDLQNEHAIVGNNVGLLLMLEYGTAEQKAQWVEGLASGTKFFAFGITEPEHGSDATHMETRATKDGSDWIINGEKTWNTGVHIADADLIFARTSGDPGDGRGITAFLVPADALGFKVEEYLWTFNMPTDHARISLTDVRVPDSAVFGGEGRGLGVVQHFFNENRIRQAASSLGAAQFCIDRSVEYAKERKPFGKPLASNQAIQFPLVELQTQCEMLRALIHKTAWSMDTYGPFSVSEQVSMCNYVANRLCCEAADRAMQVHGGMGYSRHMPFEHIYRHHRRYRITEGAEEIQMRRVAGYMFGFMNQKAPKGV is encoded by the coding sequence ATGAACTTCGAACTGCCGCCCGAACTGGTCGGTTATCTCACGGAGCTTGACGAGTTCATCGACCGCGAGATCGTGCCGCTCGAACAATCCGATGACAACATCCGATTCTTTGATCACCGACGCGAAGATTCCCGTACCGACTGGGATCGTGGTGGTCTGCCCAATGGCGAGTGGGAGGAACTGCTCGGTGAGGCCCGTCGGCGTGCCGATGAGGCCGGTCACCTCAGGTACCCGTTCCCCGCGGAGTTCGGCGGACGTGACGGGTCCAACCTCGGCATGGCGGTCATCCGTGAGCACCTGGCGCGACGCGGTCTCGGACTGCACTGCGACCTGCAGAACGAGCACGCCATCGTCGGTAACAACGTGGGGCTGCTCCTCATGCTGGAGTACGGCACCGCGGAGCAGAAAGCTCAGTGGGTCGAGGGACTCGCCAGTGGCACGAAGTTTTTCGCGTTCGGCATCACCGAGCCCGAACACGGCTCAGATGCCACCCACATGGAAACCCGGGCCACAAAAGATGGCTCGGACTGGATCATCAACGGCGAAAAGACCTGGAACACCGGTGTACACATCGCCGACGCCGACCTGATTTTCGCCCGGACCTCAGGCGATCCGGGTGACGGGCGCGGTATCACCGCGTTCCTGGTGCCCGCGGATGCTCTCGGTTTCAAGGTCGAGGAGTACCTGTGGACCTTCAACATGCCGACCGACCACGCCCGCATCTCGCTGACCGATGTGCGGGTCCCCGATTCGGCGGTCTTCGGCGGGGAGGGCCGCGGGCTGGGGGTGGTGCAGCACTTCTTCAACGAGAATCGGATTCGTCAGGCCGCGTCCAGTCTTGGTGCGGCGCAGTTCTGCATCGATCGATCTGTCGAGTATGCCAAGGAGCGCAAGCCGTTTGGGAAGCCGCTGGCATCGAATCAGGCCATCCAGTTTCCGCTCGTCGAGCTGCAGACCCAGTGCGAGATGCTGCGGGCACTGATTCACAAGACGGCATGGTCGATGGACACCTACGGCCCGTTCTCGGTCTCCGAACAGGTCTCGATGTGTAATTACGTCGCAAACCGGTTGTGCTGCGAGGCCGCCGACCGCGCCATGCAGGTTCATGGCGGGATGGGGTACTCGAGGCATATGCCGTTCGAACATATCTACCGCCACCACCGGCGGTACCGGATCACCGAGGGTGCCGAGGAGATTCAGATGCGCCGGGTGGCCGGGTATATGTTCGGCTTCATGAATCAAAAGGCGCCCAAGGGGGTCTAG
- a CDS encoding class I SAM-dependent methyltransferase, whose product MTTPTALDRLGELVWSDALDAGAHSSAGYLDLLPPPSDQPQRAAQRAMNNPVVAAIYQGPWRWGQTVLYTGITPSAERRRAARALRLDAAHTLLDVACGPGNFTKHLGGQLSAGGLAVGLDFSEPMLRRAVRTNTADGVGYLRADARTLPFDDGSFDAVCCFAALYLVPEPFKVLDEMLRVLRPGGRIAVMTSCTRGPRLVRSLSVKMAARNGLHGFDRDDITSVLWNSGFHDIEQEVRGLSQFVSATKS is encoded by the coding sequence ATGACAACCCCGACCGCATTGGATCGGCTCGGCGAGCTTGTCTGGTCCGACGCACTCGACGCGGGCGCGCATTCGTCGGCAGGCTATCTGGATCTGCTTCCGCCGCCCTCGGATCAACCTCAGCGCGCCGCGCAGCGCGCCATGAACAACCCGGTGGTGGCCGCGATCTATCAAGGACCATGGCGCTGGGGCCAGACCGTGCTCTACACCGGCATCACGCCCTCGGCAGAACGGCGCCGTGCGGCACGGGCCCTGCGACTCGACGCGGCCCACACACTGCTCGATGTCGCCTGCGGGCCAGGAAACTTCACCAAACACCTGGGCGGCCAGTTATCCGCCGGAGGGCTGGCCGTCGGGCTCGACTTCTCCGAACCCATGCTGCGGCGCGCGGTCCGGACCAACACCGCGGACGGGGTCGGATACCTGCGTGCGGACGCGCGCACCCTGCCGTTCGACGACGGAAGCTTTGATGCGGTGTGCTGTTTCGCCGCACTGTATCTGGTACCCGAGCCCTTCAAGGTTCTCGATGAGATGCTCCGGGTGCTCAGGCCGGGCGGCCGGATCGCGGTGATGACCAGCTGCACCCGCGGCCCCAGGCTCGTCCGATCGCTCTCCGTGAAAATGGCGGCACGCAACGGCTTACACGGCTTCGACCGCGACGACATCACCTCGGTGCTGTGGAACTCGGGATTTCACGACATTGAGCAGGAGGTCCGGGGGCTCTCACAGTTCGTGAGTGCGACAAAGAGCTAG
- a CDS encoding acyl-CoA carboxylase epsilon subunit: MTNEEGASVTEEGTETSETVTDESDSGKVKAADVQVLSGNPTDEEIAALVAALSALASKAETESLKPRNLWAEPIDMLRYSPHSWQRVTLFERAKLARPQGMF, from the coding sequence GTGACGAATGAAGAAGGTGCGTCCGTGACCGAAGAAGGCACCGAGACCAGCGAGACCGTAACCGACGAAAGCGATTCCGGGAAGGTGAAGGCCGCCGACGTGCAGGTGCTCAGCGGCAACCCGACAGATGAGGAGATCGCGGCCCTGGTCGCGGCGCTCAGCGCGCTGGCCTCGAAGGCAGAGACCGAGAGCCTCAAGCCTCGGAACCTCTGGGCCGAGCCCATCGACATGCTCCGCTACAGCCCGCACAGCTGGCAGCGAGTCACCCTGTTCGAGCGCGCGAAGCTGGCGCGCCCGCAGGGCATGTTCTAG
- a CDS encoding acyl-CoA carboxylase subunit beta yields the protein MTTTEPDIHTTAGKLADLRRRSEETLHPVGEAAVDKIHAKGKLTARERIHALLDEGSFVELDALAKHRSSNFGLGEKRPLGDGVVTGFGTIDGRDVCIFSQDVSVFGGSLGEVYGEKIVKVQQLALKTGRPLIGINEGAGARIQEGVVSLGLYSQIFHNNVIASGVIPQISLIMGPAAGGHVYSPALTDFIVMVDQTSQMFITGPDVIKTVTGEDVTMEELGGAHTHEAKSGTTHYVASGEQDAFDYVRDILSYLPSNNASEPPRYPGPEPTDGAIEDHLTDEDIELDTLIPDSPNQPYDMHEVITRILDDDEFLEVQAGYAQNIIVGFGRVDGRSVGIVANQPTQFAGCLDINASEKAARFIRTCDCFGVPIITLVDVPGFLPGTEQEFNGIIRRGAKLLYAYGEATVPKITVITRKAYGGAYCVMGSKDMGADVNVAWPTAQIAVMGASGAVGFVYRSQLAEASKNGDDVDALRLQLQAEYEDTLVNPYMAAERGYVDAVIPPSHTRGYIATSLRLLDRKIVRLPPKKHGNIPL from the coding sequence ATGACGACCACCGAGCCCGATATCCACACCACCGCGGGCAAGCTCGCCGATCTGCGTCGGCGTAGCGAGGAGACACTGCACCCGGTCGGCGAGGCCGCCGTCGACAAGATCCACGCCAAGGGCAAGCTGACCGCCCGTGAGCGCATCCACGCGCTGCTGGACGAGGGCTCGTTCGTGGAGTTGGACGCGTTGGCCAAGCACCGCAGCTCAAACTTCGGCCTGGGCGAGAAGCGCCCGCTCGGCGACGGCGTGGTGACCGGTTTCGGCACCATCGACGGGCGCGACGTGTGCATCTTCAGCCAGGACGTTTCGGTGTTCGGCGGCAGCCTCGGCGAGGTGTACGGCGAGAAGATCGTCAAGGTGCAGCAGCTGGCCCTCAAGACCGGCCGCCCGCTCATCGGCATCAACGAGGGTGCCGGCGCGCGCATCCAGGAGGGCGTGGTCTCCCTCGGTCTCTACAGCCAGATCTTCCACAACAACGTCATCGCCTCGGGCGTCATCCCGCAGATCTCGCTGATCATGGGCCCGGCTGCCGGTGGGCACGTCTACTCGCCCGCGCTGACCGACTTCATCGTCATGGTCGACCAGACCAGCCAGATGTTCATCACCGGTCCCGACGTCATCAAGACCGTCACCGGTGAGGACGTCACCATGGAGGAGCTGGGTGGCGCACACACCCACGAGGCCAAGTCCGGCACCACGCACTACGTAGCCTCCGGCGAGCAGGACGCCTTCGACTACGTCCGCGACATCCTGAGCTACCTGCCGTCCAACAACGCCTCCGAGCCGCCGCGCTATCCGGGACCGGAGCCCACCGACGGCGCCATCGAAGACCACCTCACCGACGAGGACATCGAGCTCGACACGCTGATTCCGGACTCTCCGAACCAGCCGTACGACATGCACGAGGTCATCACCCGCATCCTCGACGACGACGAGTTCCTCGAGGTGCAGGCCGGATACGCCCAGAACATCATCGTCGGCTTCGGCCGTGTCGATGGCCGCAGCGTGGGCATCGTCGCCAACCAACCCACCCAGTTCGCGGGCTGCCTGGACATCAACGCCTCGGAGAAGGCCGCGCGGTTCATCCGCACCTGCGACTGCTTCGGTGTCCCGATCATCACTCTGGTGGATGTGCCCGGCTTCCTGCCCGGCACCGAGCAAGAGTTCAACGGCATCATCCGGCGCGGCGCCAAGCTGCTGTACGCCTACGGCGAGGCCACCGTTCCGAAAATCACCGTCATCACCCGCAAGGCATACGGTGGCGCGTACTGCGTCATGGGCTCCAAGGACATGGGCGCTGACGTCAACGTCGCCTGGCCCACCGCACAGATCGCGGTCATGGGCGCCTCCGGTGCGGTCGGATTCGTGTACCGCTCGCAGCTGGCCGAGGCTTCCAAGAACGGCGACGACGTGGACGCCCTGCGCCTGCAGCTGCAGGCCGAGTACGAGGACACCCTGGTGAACCCGTACATGGCTGCCGAGCGCGGCTACGTCGACGCGGTCATCCCGCCGTCGCACACCCGCGGCTACATCGCCACCTCGCTGCGCTTGCTCGATCGCAAGATCGTGCGGCTCCCACCGAAGAAGCACGGAAACATTCCGCTGTGA